The Dokdonella koreensis DS-123 genome has a segment encoding these proteins:
- a CDS encoding L,D-transpeptidase — MIRIALALVFSLAALPISAFAAPSWGAKSSSPAGALPATLRPGEWVWGGDAKEMGPMAVVVSLTEQRAYVYRNGLLIAVSTISSGKPGHETPTGVFTILQKDKNHHSSKYNDAPMPYQERLTWDGVALHAGGLPGYPESHGCVHLPTEFARLLFDATTMGMVVVIAKEGLAPEDLVHPTVASPIDPRSGAEDLAPLLSPQEQFRWEPQKSPVGPLSMVMSTADRRLFVFRNGIEIGRARVDFRNGPAPQGTHAYLVSGATPDGGPTWRRIGIPGHEDEAGQNVAAQDVARVVVPSAFRTAVTPLLQPGVVLLQTDLHVLPSTTGPSLQVLNADVPTL, encoded by the coding sequence ATGATCCGGATTGCACTAGCCTTGGTATTTTCACTGGCAGCACTACCGATCAGCGCGTTCGCGGCACCCTCCTGGGGCGCGAAGAGCTCCAGTCCGGCCGGTGCCCTGCCGGCCACGCTACGCCCCGGCGAGTGGGTTTGGGGGGGCGATGCGAAGGAGATGGGCCCAATGGCGGTGGTGGTGAGCCTCACCGAGCAGCGCGCCTACGTTTATCGTAACGGACTGCTGATCGCCGTCTCGACGATCAGCAGCGGCAAGCCGGGCCATGAAACGCCGACCGGCGTGTTCACCATCCTGCAGAAGGACAAGAATCATCACTCCAGCAAGTACAACGACGCGCCGATGCCGTATCAGGAACGCCTGACCTGGGATGGCGTGGCGCTGCATGCAGGCGGGCTGCCCGGCTACCCGGAATCCCACGGTTGCGTGCACCTGCCTACCGAGTTTGCCCGCCTGCTGTTCGATGCCACGACCATGGGCATGGTGGTGGTAATCGCGAAGGAGGGCTTGGCGCCTGAGGATCTGGTACATCCGACCGTGGCCAGCCCGATCGATCCTCGGTCAGGCGCCGAAGACCTCGCGCCGCTGTTGAGTCCGCAGGAACAGTTCCGCTGGGAGCCGCAGAAATCTCCAGTGGGGCCGCTTTCGATGGTGATGAGCACCGCAGACAGACGGCTCTTTGTCTTCCGCAATGGCATCGAGATCGGCCGGGCGCGCGTCGATTTTCGCAACGGGCCAGCCCCGCAAGGAACGCACGCATATCTGGTATCGGGCGCTACGCCCGATGGCGGGCCGACGTGGAGGCGGATCGGCATTCCCGGCCACGAGGATGAAGCCGGCCAGAACGTGGCCGCCCAGGATGTCGCGCGGGTCGTAGTTCCCTCGGCATTCCGCACCGCGGTCACGCCGCTGCTGCAGCCCGGGGTGGTGCTGCTGCAGACCGACCTGCATGTCCTGCCGAGCACCACCGGCCCATCCCTCCAGGTCCTTAACGCCGATGTTCCTACGCTCTGA
- a CDS encoding IS30 family transposase, producing MKRRKRIYYTDTQKAMMWDRWQQGEPLHQIASLFDRHHSSVRNILAEHGGIRPPTRRRSPRVLSLAEREEISRGLAAGRSIRMIAALLGRAPSTISREIGRNEGSEGYRASQADRAAWDRARRPKPCKLLLHRALAALVAGKIQRQWSPEQVAGWLKRTYPDDASRQVSHETIYRTLYIQSRGALKQELLAHLRRTRAMRRSRHHTQKTESHGRIADTVSISERPANAEDRAVPGHWEGDLLFGDRNSQIATLVERQTRYLMLVKVAGKDTETVVNALIKNARRLPKQLYRSLTRDRGKEMAAHRRFTLATDIQVYFCDPHHPWQRGTNENTNGLLRQYFPKGINLTDVSQAKLDAVARQLNERPRKTLDYETPAERYRQTVALIG from the coding sequence ATGAAGCGCAGGAAGAGGATCTATTACACCGACACCCAGAAGGCGATGATGTGGGATCGCTGGCAGCAGGGCGAGCCCCTGCACCAGATCGCGTCCCTGTTTGACCGGCACCACAGCTCAGTGCGGAACATCCTGGCCGAGCATGGCGGCATTCGTCCTCCGACAAGGCGAAGGTCCCCGAGGGTGCTGAGCCTGGCCGAGCGCGAGGAGATCTCCCGCGGCCTGGCGGCGGGACGATCGATCCGCATGATCGCCGCGTTGCTCGGGCGTGCGCCATCCACGATCAGCCGCGAGATCGGTCGCAACGAAGGCTCTGAAGGCTATCGAGCCAGCCAGGCCGACCGGGCCGCTTGGGACCGGGCACGACGCCCCAAGCCCTGTAAGCTGTTGCTGCATCGAGCCTTGGCTGCTCTCGTGGCAGGGAAGATCCAGCGGCAGTGGTCACCCGAGCAGGTGGCAGGCTGGCTCAAGCGTACCTATCCAGATGATGCGAGCCGTCAGGTGTCCCACGAGACCATCTATCGCACGCTCTACATCCAATCGCGCGGGGCTCTGAAACAGGAGTTGCTCGCCCATCTGAGGCGCACGCGGGCGATGCGTCGCTCGCGACACCATACCCAGAAGACAGAGAGCCACGGCCGGATTGCCGACACCGTCTCAATCAGCGAACGGCCGGCCAATGCCGAAGATCGGGCCGTGCCGGGACACTGGGAAGGCGACCTGCTGTTCGGCGACCGGAACAGTCAGATCGCCACGCTGGTGGAGCGACAGACACGCTATCTGATGCTGGTGAAAGTGGCAGGCAAGGACACCGAGACCGTGGTCAATGCACTGATCAAGAACGCACGTCGCCTGCCAAAGCAGCTGTACCGATCACTGACCCGGGATCGGGGCAAGGAGATGGCGGCACACCGTCGCTTCACCTTGGCCACGGACATCCAAGTCTATTTCTGCGACCCGCACCATCCTTGGCAACGCGGCACCAACGAGAACACCAACGGCCTACTACGGCAGTACTTCCCCAAAGGGATCAATCTGACCGACGTCTCGCAGGCGAAGCTGGATGCCGTGGCACGCCAGCTCAACGAACGGCCACGCAAGACGCTTGACTACGAAACGCCAGCAGAGCGGTATCGGCAAACCGTTGCGTTGATCGGTTGA